AGTACTCGGTGAGGTCCTCCGCCATGCGCTTGGTGAGCGTCGTGACGAGGACGCGCTCCTGCCGGTTGACGCGGAGGCGGACCTCCTCCAGCAGATCGTCCACCTGGTTGGCGGCGGGACGGACCTCCACGGGCGGATCCATGAGGCCGGTCGGGCGGATGATCTGCTCCACGACCACGCCCTTGCTCTTCTGCAATTCGTACTCGGCCGGAGTGGCGGAGACGAAGACGGCCTGCTGCACCATGCCCTCGAACTCGGAGAACTTGAGCGGCCGGTTGTCCAGGGCGCTGGGCAGGCGGAAGCCGAACTCCACCAGCGTCTCCTTGCGCGAGCGGTCGCCGCGGTACATGGCGCCGATCTGCGGGATGGTCTGGTGGCTCTCATCGATGAGGATGAGCATGTTGCGCGGGAAGTAGTCGATGAGGCACGGCGGCGGCTCGCCGGGGGCACGGCCCGAGAAGTGGCGCGAGTAGTTCTCGATGCCGTTGCAGAAACCCACCTGCTCGATCATCTCGAGATCGAACATCGTGCGCTGCTCCAGGCGCTGGGCCTCCAGCAGCTTGCCCTCCTTCTTGAAGAGGCTGAGGCGCTCGGCCAGCTCGTCGCGGATGGTCTGGAGCGCGCGCTTGCGGGTGTCCACCTCCGTTACGTAGTGGCTGGCGGGGAAGATGACGATCTTCTCCAGCGCGCCCAGGGTGAGGCCACGCAGCGGGTCGAACTCGGTGATCTTCTCCACCTCGTCGCCGAAGAAGCTGATGCGGACGGCGCGCTCCTCCTCGTAGGCGGGGAACACTTCCACGGTGTCTCCGCGAGCGCGGAAGGTGCCGCGATGGAAGTCGAAGTCGTTGCGCTCGTACTGGGCCTCCACCAGCCGGCGCATGAGCGCGTCACGGCCCAGCTCGGCGCCCATGTTCACGGTGATGGCCATGTCCACGTAGGAGCGCGCGGTGCCCAGGCCGTAGATGCAGGACACGCTGGCGACGATGATCACGTCATCGCGGATGCGCAGGCTGTGGGTGGCCGAGTGGCGCATGCGCTCGATCTCGTCGTTGATGGACGAGTCCTTCTCGATGAAGGTGTCCGACGAGGGGACGTAGGCCTCGGGCTGGTAGTAGTCGTAGTAGGAGACGAAGTACTCGACGGCGTTCTCCGGGAAGACTTCCTTGAACTCGCCGTAGAGCTGGGCCGCCAGGGTCTTGTTGTGGGCGATGATGAGCGTGGGCCGCTTCACGTTGGCGATGACGTTCGCCATGGTGAACGTCTTGCCCGACCCGGTGACGCCGAGCAGGGTCTGGTACTGGTCCCCGCGCAGCACCCCCTCGGTCAGCTCGCCGATGGCCCTCGGCTGGTCGCCCTGCGGCGCGTATTCGCTGTGGATCTTGAAGTCCGCCATGAGGCGGACATTTAACACCCTGCAACGAAGCAGGCTGGCACTTCCTGCATGCCTGCTCGACAGCGGACGGAGGCGGGGCTACTTCGCCCCCTTTGCCTCCAGGGCCTTGGTTGCCTTGAGGGACTCCAGCCGCGCGGCCTCGAACTCGTCCCCCTTGTTCCAGCGGGGCATCTCCGGCGCGCGAGCCACGTGAGCGCCCAGCAGGAAGCTCAGCCGCACGTCCTCCACGGCCCCGCTGAGATCCCAATCCGGGCGCAGCTCGTCGGAGGGCTGGTGGTAGTGCTTCGCCTCCCACAATTCGCGCTGCTGCTTGCCCCACCCCTCCGGCCGGCCAATGAAGTCCATGCCGCTGCCGAAGTAGGCCGCGGGGATGCCAAGCTTGGCGAAGTTGAACTGATCCGAGCGGTAGAAGAAGCCGCGATCGGAGAGCTGGTCCGCCTTCACGCTACGGCTCTGCGTCTTCGCCAGGCCGACGATGGTGGCATCCAAGGTGGACTTGCCCAGGCCGATGACGGTGACGTCCCGCGTGCGCCCGAGGATGTTGATGCCGTCGATGTTGATGTTGGCGGCGATGTGGCCCGCGGGCACGGGCAGGTGGCTGGAGAGGTACAGCGAGCCCAGCAGCCCCTGCTCCTCCGCGGCCACGGCGGCGAAGAGGATGGAGCGGCGCGGGGGCTTGGGCAGCGCGTGGAAGGCGCGCGCCGCGGAGAGCAGGGCCGCCACGCCCGCCGCGTTGTCGACCGCGCCGTTGTAGATGGCGTCCTCGCCGGGCTTCGGGTTCTCCTTCATGCCCAGGTGGTCGTGGTGCGCGGTGTAGAGCACCACCTCGTGAGCCAGCTTCGGATCGCTGCCGGGCAGCAGCCCCAGCACGTTGGCCGTGGGGCGGCGACGAACCTGGTTCGCGAAGCGCGTGGACACCTTCACCCCGAGCGGCACGGGCTTGAAGTCGCGCTTCTGCGCGGCGGCGATGAGCGTGTCGAGCTCCTGCCCTCCGAGGCGGACGATGCGCCGCGTGGCCTCCTCGGTGGTCCAGCCCTTGACCTGGACACGAGAGCCGGACGTGGCGGGCAGCTCGAACTGCTCGCCCGTCCACGAGGTCTGCACCACCTGCCAGGGGTAGCCGGCGCTCGGCGTGGTGTGGAGGATGATGGCTCCGGCGGCGCCCACCTTCGCCGCCTCCTCGTACTTGTAGTCCCAGCGGCCGTACCAGAGCCGCGTCCGGCCCGCGAAGAGGTTCGGATCGTCCGACGGATCGTTGTTGAGGATGAGGAGCGTCTTGCCCCGCAGGTCCATCCCCTTGAAGTCGTCCCAGGAGTGCTCGGGCGCGACGATGCCGTAGCCCACGAAGACCAGCTCCGAGTTGTCCAGCCGCGCCTCCGGCTCCTGCACTCCAGACACGGCGATGAAGTCGTCGTGGAACTGGAGCTCCACACGCCCGGACGCCGTGGCGAACGTCATCGTGTCGGGGTGGCCGTTGATGCCCA
Above is a window of Hyalangium gracile DNA encoding:
- the uvrB gene encoding excinuclease ABC subunit UvrB, with protein sequence MADFKIHSEYAPQGDQPRAIGELTEGVLRGDQYQTLLGVTGSGKTFTMANVIANVKRPTLIIAHNKTLAAQLYGEFKEVFPENAVEYFVSYYDYYQPEAYVPSSDTFIEKDSSINDEIERMRHSATHSLRIRDDVIIVASVSCIYGLGTARSYVDMAITVNMGAELGRDALMRRLVEAQYERNDFDFHRGTFRARGDTVEVFPAYEEERAVRISFFGDEVEKITEFDPLRGLTLGALEKIVIFPASHYVTEVDTRKRALQTIRDELAERLSLFKKEGKLLEAQRLEQRTMFDLEMIEQVGFCNGIENYSRHFSGRAPGEPPPCLIDYFPRNMLILIDESHQTIPQIGAMYRGDRSRKETLVEFGFRLPSALDNRPLKFSEFEGMVQQAVFVSATPAEYELQKSKGVVVEQIIRPTGLMDPPVEVRPAANQVDDLLEEVRLRVNRQERVLVTTLTKRMAEDLTEYFTDVGVKVRYLHSDIDAIERTAIIRDLRKGVFDVLVGINLLREGLDIPEVSLVAILDADKEGFLRSHVSLIQTIGRAARNLNGRVIMYSDQMTDSMKLAIEETNRRREVQRAYNEKHGITPRSVKSAILDLSAQFYDADPMALPMAADAANDLLIPKEIKRLIEEFTKDMQRAADEMEFEKAAQFRDRILLLKDMDLGLKPPSRALLAAPVKPAEKDVPMKGRKGHAAKGRRRR
- a CDS encoding M28 family peptidase, with translation MKRLLALLFLMPLPVFAQAVPLSTPAEKAAAQTIDAHQLRGHVRFLAHDLLEGRGPGTRGDALAQAYIAAELEGLGLKPAGTDGTWFQPFELVGINGHPDTMTFATASGRVELQFHDDFIAVSGVQEPEARLDNSELVFVGYGIVAPEHSWDDFKGMDLRGKTLLILNNDPSDDPNLFAGRTRLWYGRWDYKYEEAAKVGAAGAIILHTTPSAGYPWQVVQTSWTGEQFELPATSGSRVQVKGWTTEEATRRIVRLGGQELDTLIAAAQKRDFKPVPLGVKVSTRFANQVRRRPTANVLGLLPGSDPKLAHEVVLYTAHHDHLGMKENPKPGEDAIYNGAVDNAAGVAALLSAARAFHALPKPPRRSILFAAVAAEEQGLLGSLYLSSHLPVPAGHIAANINIDGINILGRTRDVTVIGLGKSTLDATIVGLAKTQSRSVKADQLSDRGFFYRSDQFNFAKLGIPAAYFGSGMDFIGRPEGWGKQQRELWEAKHYHQPSDELRPDWDLSGAVEDVRLSFLLGAHVARAPEMPRWNKGDEFEAARLESLKATKALEAKGAK